Proteins encoded in a region of the Paenibacillus pedocola genome:
- the purM gene encoding phosphoribosylformylglycinamidine cyclo-ligase: protein MSEAYKNAGVDIAAGNEAVERMKKHVKRTYRPEVMTELGGFGALFGLNKDKYEEPVLVSGTDGVGTKLKLAFAADRHDTIGIDAVAMCVNDIVVQGAEPLFFLDYLACDKVVPEKIEAIVAGIAEGCHQAGCALIGGETAEMPGMYAAGEYDIAGFTVGVADKAKLVTGADIAPGDTVIGLASSGIHSNGFSLVRKLLLEQAGYDLNDVIPELGAPLVDVLLAPTKIYVKPLLALLEQLTVKGMAHITGGGFIENIPRMLPDNVNVEINYGSWPIQPVFGLMQSKGSVSNRDMFTTFNMGIGLVLVVPAADGERALELLKASGEEAYLIGTVTEGERIVTFTGAEV, encoded by the coding sequence GTGTCGGAAGCTTATAAAAACGCCGGAGTGGATATTGCGGCTGGCAATGAAGCGGTAGAACGCATGAAGAAGCATGTGAAGCGCACATACCGTCCGGAGGTCATGACAGAGCTTGGCGGATTCGGCGCACTGTTCGGTCTTAATAAAGATAAATACGAAGAGCCGGTGCTGGTATCGGGAACCGATGGTGTCGGCACCAAGCTCAAGCTCGCGTTCGCGGCAGACCGCCATGACACGATTGGCATCGACGCTGTAGCGATGTGTGTCAACGACATCGTGGTACAAGGTGCAGAGCCGCTCTTTTTCCTGGACTATCTGGCTTGCGACAAAGTCGTGCCGGAGAAGATCGAAGCTATCGTGGCCGGAATTGCTGAAGGCTGCCATCAGGCAGGCTGCGCGTTAATTGGCGGCGAAACAGCTGAAATGCCGGGCATGTATGCTGCGGGTGAGTACGATATCGCCGGCTTTACGGTGGGTGTGGCTGATAAAGCCAAGCTCGTTACCGGTGCAGATATTGCACCTGGCGATACGGTAATTGGCCTCGCTTCCAGCGGGATACACAGCAACGGCTTCTCGCTGGTGCGCAAGCTTTTACTGGAACAAGCCGGCTACGACCTGAATGATGTCATTCCTGAGCTGGGCGCTCCGCTTGTGGATGTACTGCTTGCTCCGACCAAAATCTACGTCAAACCGCTTCTGGCACTGCTGGAGCAGCTTACGGTCAAAGGCATGGCGCATATTACCGGCGGCGGCTTCATCGAGAATATTCCGCGGATGCTGCCGGATAATGTGAACGTGGAGATCAACTATGGCTCCTGGCCGATTCAGCCAGTGTTCGGCTTGATGCAGAGCAAAGGCAGTGTAAGCAACCGGGATATGTTCACTACTTTTAATATGGGTATCGGCCTTGTCCTGGTTGTTCCTGCAGCGGATGGGGAACGTGCGCTTGAGCTGCTGAAGGCTAGCGGTGAAGAGGCTTATTTGATCGGCACCGTTACAGAAGGGGAACGTATCGTTACCTTTACGGGAGCTGAAGTGTGA
- the purN gene encoding phosphoribosylglycinamide formyltransferase — protein sequence MQSSRIAVFASGQGSNFAALIEAQRAGQLGGGSIELLVSDRPEAFVAQRAEAAGVPALLLRPKEFGSRELYEAEIVAELKRRDIGLIVLAGYMRLITPVLLQPYAGRIINIHPSLLPAFAGKDAIGQALDYGVKLTGVTVHFVDGGMDTGPVIAQRSVEIEEGDTAESLAERIHQVEYELYPEVVGAFAAGKVELHGRHVIVRQ from the coding sequence ATGCAGAGCAGCCGGATCGCTGTGTTTGCCTCCGGGCAGGGCAGCAATTTTGCCGCACTGATAGAGGCGCAGAGAGCAGGACAGCTTGGCGGGGGCAGCATTGAGCTGCTGGTCTCCGACCGGCCGGAGGCGTTTGTGGCCCAAAGGGCGGAGGCTGCAGGCGTTCCCGCCCTCCTGCTGCGGCCGAAGGAATTCGGAAGCCGTGAGCTCTATGAGGCGGAGATCGTTGCCGAGCTGAAGCGCCGGGACATCGGGCTAATTGTACTCGCCGGATATATGCGGCTGATTACCCCGGTGCTGCTGCAGCCGTACGCCGGCCGGATTATCAACATTCATCCTTCGCTGCTGCCGGCCTTTGCCGGGAAAGACGCGATTGGACAGGCACTGGATTACGGGGTAAAGCTTACAGGAGTGACGGTGCATTTTGTCGACGGAGGCATGGATACCGGACCGGTTATTGCCCAGCGCAGTGTTGAGATAGAAGAGGGAGATACGGCCGAGTCGCTGGCGGAGCGGATTCATCAGGTGGAGTACGAGCTGTATCCCGAGGTCGTGGGTGCTTTTGCCGCCGGGAAGGTAGAACTGCACGGAAGACACGTTATTGTCCGTCAGTAG
- the purF gene encoding amidophosphoribosyltransferase: MSYEVKTGNKQETPILWTGDFYNEGTGSGDIFDTLKEECGVFGVFGHPEAASMSYYGLHALQHRGEESAGICVADGRDFNYHRGMGLVKEVFDKDKIASLVGDMSIGHVRYSTSGDSRLTNAQPLVFKYRDGDLAIATNGNIVNEPLIRKQLEMSGSIFQTTSDTEVLAHLIARSPKDFVEAAKDALRQLVGGFAFLLMTNDKLIVASDPHGLRPLVMGRLGEAYVFASESCALEVIGATLVRDIEPGELLVLDKNGFLEDRFTEPKRKALCAMEYIYFARPDSDLNGSNLHSARKRMGSRMALESFVDADIVTGVPDSSISAAIGYAEQTGIPYELGLIKNKYTGRTFIQPSQELREQGVKMKLSAVRRVVEGQRVVMIDDSIVRGTTSRRIVNLLREAGALEVHVRITSPPFKNPCFYGIDTPDRRELIASYKTIQEMCEEINADSLSFLSPEGLIQSIGGYSSEEYKGGLCLSCFDNDYPTQVDFGGEEKDGCSC, from the coding sequence ATGTCTTATGAAGTAAAGACCGGGAACAAGCAGGAGACCCCCATCCTGTGGACCGGCGACTTTTACAATGAAGGAACGGGCTCGGGAGATATTTTTGACACGTTAAAAGAAGAATGCGGCGTCTTCGGGGTCTTTGGACACCCGGAGGCTGCATCCATGTCTTATTATGGACTGCATGCCCTGCAGCACCGTGGTGAAGAGAGTGCGGGCATCTGCGTAGCGGATGGCCGTGATTTCAACTATCACCGCGGTATGGGCCTTGTTAAGGAAGTCTTCGACAAGGACAAAATCGCTTCGCTGGTCGGCGACATGTCCATTGGACATGTGCGTTATTCCACCAGCGGGGACAGCCGGCTGACTAATGCGCAGCCGCTGGTCTTCAAGTACCGCGACGGCGATCTGGCGATTGCCACTAACGGCAATATCGTGAATGAGCCGCTGATCCGCAAGCAGCTTGAAATGAGCGGCTCCATCTTCCAGACCACCAGTGACACCGAGGTGCTCGCGCATCTGATTGCGCGTTCGCCGAAGGATTTTGTCGAAGCAGCTAAGGATGCGCTGCGTCAGCTCGTCGGCGGCTTCGCGTTCCTGCTGATGACTAACGACAAGCTGATCGTCGCCTCTGACCCGCACGGGCTGCGCCCGCTGGTGATGGGCCGCCTCGGTGAAGCGTATGTCTTCGCTTCGGAGTCGTGCGCGCTTGAAGTCATCGGGGCCACGCTGGTCCGTGATATCGAACCGGGCGAGCTGCTGGTGCTGGACAAGAACGGATTCCTGGAAGACCGTTTCACAGAACCTAAGCGCAAAGCACTGTGTGCGATGGAATATATCTATTTTGCTCGTCCTGACAGTGATCTCAACGGCTCCAACCTCCATTCCGCCCGCAAGCGGATGGGCAGCCGCATGGCACTGGAATCCTTTGTGGATGCGGATATTGTAACCGGTGTGCCGGATTCCAGTATCTCTGCGGCGATCGGCTACGCCGAGCAGACCGGTATCCCGTATGAGCTTGGGCTGATCAAGAATAAATATACCGGCCGGACCTTTATCCAGCCGAGCCAGGAGCTGCGCGAGCAGGGTGTTAAGATGAAGCTCAGCGCTGTGCGCCGCGTTGTCGAAGGCCAGCGTGTCGTCATGATCGACGATTCCATCGTCCGCGGTACGACCTCACGACGGATCGTTAATCTGCTGCGCGAAGCCGGAGCGCTTGAAGTGCATGTGCGGATCACCTCGCCGCCGTTCAAGAATCCGTGCTTCTACGGTATCGATACTCCGGACCGCCGTGAGCTGATCGCGTCTTACAAGACTATTCAAGAGATGTGCGAAGAGATTAACGCTGACTCGCTGTCATTCCTCTCACCAGAGGGACTGATCCAGTCCATCGGTGGCTACAGCAGCGAAGAGTATAAGGGTGGCCTATGCCTCTCCTGCTTCGATAACGATTACCCGACGCAGGTGGATTTCGGCGGGGAAGAGAAGGACGGCTGTTCCTGCTAG
- the purH gene encoding bifunctional phosphoribosylaminoimidazolecarboxamide formyltransferase/IMP cyclohydrolase, with translation MSIKRALVSVSDKQGIVDFCRELSALGVEIISTGGTSTLLAKEGVPVIGISDVTGFPEIMDGRVKTLHPAVHSGLLAVRDNEEHTRQMTELGLDYIDLVVVNLYPFAETIAKPDVSYEEAIENIDIGGPTMLRSAAKNHAFVSVVVDAADYANVLEEVRAGGDTTLETRKRLAAKVFRHTAAYDALIADYLANVTGEPLPERYTVTYEKIQDLRYGENPHQKAAFYRKPLAAQDTLTAAEQLHGKELSYNNINDANAALQIVKEFEEPAVVAIKHMNPCGVGVGTSVYEAYQKAYNADPTSIFGGIVAANRIIDADTANLLKDIFLEIVLAPGFTEEALEILTKKKNIRLLKIGNLSAAAARKSSFVVTSIEGGMVVQESDVHSVNPDDLQVVTDRKPTEEELKQLLFGWKVVKHVKSNAIVLAADDMTVGVGAGQMNRVGSAKIAIEQAGEKAKGAVLASDAFFPMGDTLELAAKAGITAVIQPGGSIKDEESIKVANAYGIAMVFTGVRHFKH, from the coding sequence GTGAGTATCAAAAGAGCGCTGGTCAGCGTATCGGACAAACAGGGCATCGTGGATTTTTGCCGCGAGTTGTCTGCACTAGGCGTAGAAATTATCTCTACAGGCGGCACTAGCACACTTTTGGCTAAAGAAGGCGTACCGGTTATCGGTATTTCCGATGTAACAGGCTTCCCCGAAATCATGGACGGACGCGTCAAAACGCTGCATCCTGCTGTACATAGCGGCCTGCTTGCGGTTCGTGACAATGAGGAGCACACACGGCAGATGACCGAGCTTGGCCTTGACTACATTGATCTGGTAGTGGTTAATCTGTATCCGTTCGCGGAGACTATTGCCAAACCGGATGTATCGTACGAGGAAGCGATCGAGAATATCGATATCGGCGGACCGACGATGCTGCGTTCAGCGGCGAAGAACCATGCCTTTGTCAGTGTGGTTGTGGATGCGGCTGATTATGCTAATGTGCTTGAAGAAGTGCGTGCAGGCGGGGATACAACGCTTGAAACCCGCAAACGTCTTGCAGCAAAAGTGTTCCGCCATACGGCGGCTTACGATGCCCTGATTGCCGATTATCTGGCTAATGTGACCGGTGAACCGCTGCCTGAGCGCTATACAGTGACTTATGAGAAGATCCAGGATCTGCGTTACGGGGAGAACCCGCATCAGAAGGCAGCATTCTACCGCAAGCCTCTGGCGGCGCAGGATACGCTGACCGCTGCCGAGCAGCTGCACGGCAAGGAACTGTCCTATAACAATATCAATGATGCCAACGCGGCGCTGCAGATCGTTAAGGAATTCGAAGAGCCTGCGGTTGTGGCCATTAAGCATATGAATCCATGCGGCGTAGGCGTGGGAACAAGTGTATATGAGGCTTATCAAAAAGCTTACAACGCTGATCCGACCTCGATCTTCGGCGGAATTGTTGCCGCGAACCGGATCATTGATGCGGACACTGCCAATCTGCTTAAGGATATTTTCCTGGAAATTGTTCTGGCACCGGGCTTCACTGAAGAAGCGCTGGAAATCCTGACGAAGAAGAAAAATATCCGACTGCTCAAGATCGGTAATCTAAGTGCCGCAGCGGCGCGCAAGAGCAGCTTTGTTGTGACCTCCATTGAGGGCGGGATGGTTGTGCAGGAGAGCGACGTGCACTCCGTGAATCCGGATGACCTGCAGGTCGTTACGGACCGCAAACCTACAGAAGAAGAGCTCAAGCAGCTGCTATTCGGCTGGAAAGTGGTTAAGCATGTGAAATCTAACGCCATTGTACTGGCAGCGGATGATATGACGGTCGGTGTTGGTGCAGGCCAGATGAACCGTGTCGGCTCTGCGAAGATTGCAATTGAACAGGCTGGAGAGAAAGCCAAGGGCGCAGTGCTGGCTTCCGATGCCTTTTTCCCGATGGGCGATACGCTTGAACTTGCTGCAAAAGCAGGAATTACCGCTGTAATTCAGCCGGGCGGGTCGATCAAAGACGAGGAATCGATCAAGGTTGCCAATGCATACGGAATCGCTATGG